The following coding sequences lie in one Streptomyces xiamenensis genomic window:
- a CDS encoding ABC transporter substrate-binding protein, with protein sequence MTRSISRRQAALGFLALAGTVAAGCSGPGSSGPKPSNPGASPSQAPTIGSEPVTLKAYFETGFPMARALTEEFTRQYPNVTWDIREDQFAVITQNAPRVLADDPPDLMRLPQLSELVSNGLLLDLDGYANVFGWDRWPPSQLEQLRSAPEGSPRGEGSLYGMGLNFSMTGVFYNKTLAERIGMSAPPATLDEFDALLSDAHDAGIVPIVQFNGGATGGFAFPLQNLMAAYGQPGPINDWIFQRPGADIDTPSNLSAVGHLQDWIRAGYFDPDANAMEYAQMMGKFLAGDGLFMFNGDWESGNLDAEMPGEVGFFVMPPREAGGPVAAMSAPLTYGIGAHAKNPDHAAYFLNWVATDERAREIAVEIGGSHPMGLPDAPMPEVEEGTVTAETLAAGALVSGDNGAMDFIANATGSIYAKGWTPQLQLLFAGEQSPEGLLAAVQNEYASGTGS encoded by the coding sequence ATGACGCGTTCCATCAGCCGTCGGCAAGCCGCGCTCGGTTTCCTCGCCCTCGCGGGAACGGTGGCCGCGGGCTGCAGCGGGCCGGGAAGCAGCGGGCCAAAGCCGTCGAACCCCGGCGCATCGCCCTCCCAGGCACCAACCATCGGCAGCGAACCGGTCACGCTCAAGGCGTACTTCGAGACCGGCTTCCCCATGGCGCGCGCCCTGACGGAGGAGTTCACCCGGCAGTACCCCAACGTCACATGGGACATACGCGAGGACCAGTTCGCGGTGATCACCCAGAACGCGCCGCGCGTACTGGCGGATGACCCGCCGGACCTCATGCGGCTTCCGCAGCTCTCCGAACTGGTGAGCAACGGCCTGCTGCTCGACCTGGACGGATACGCGAACGTCTTCGGGTGGGACCGGTGGCCCCCCTCCCAGCTGGAGCAGTTGCGCTCCGCCCCCGAGGGCTCACCGCGCGGTGAGGGATCCCTGTACGGCATGGGCCTCAACTTCAGCATGACCGGCGTCTTCTACAACAAGACGCTCGCCGAGCGGATCGGCATGTCGGCTCCGCCGGCCACGCTGGACGAGTTCGATGCCCTGCTGTCCGACGCCCACGACGCCGGCATCGTGCCGATCGTCCAGTTCAACGGCGGCGCCACGGGCGGCTTCGCGTTCCCGCTGCAGAATCTGATGGCGGCCTACGGGCAGCCCGGTCCGATCAACGACTGGATCTTCCAGCGTCCCGGCGCCGACATCGACACACCGTCGAACCTCTCGGCGGTCGGCCACCTCCAGGACTGGATCCGGGCGGGGTACTTCGACCCGGACGCCAACGCGATGGAATACGCCCAGATGATGGGCAAGTTCCTGGCCGGCGACGGACTGTTCATGTTCAACGGCGACTGGGAGTCCGGGAATCTGGACGCGGAGATGCCTGGGGAAGTCGGCTTCTTCGTGATGCCGCCTCGCGAGGCCGGTGGCCCGGTCGCGGCGATGTCCGCGCCCCTGACCTACGGCATCGGCGCGCACGCGAAGAACCCGGATCACGCGGCGTACTTCCTCAACTGGGTGGCGACCGACGAGCGTGCCCGGGAGATCGCGGTCGAGATCGGCGGGTCGCACCCCATGGGTCTGCCCGACGCGCCCATGCCCGAGGTGGAGGAGGGCACCGTCACCGCTGAAACGCTGGCGGCCGGAGCCCTGGTCTCCGGGGACAACGGCGCCATGGACTTCATCGCCAACGCCACCGGCTCCATCTACGCCAAGGGCTGGACCCCGCAGTTGCAGCTGCTGTTCGCGGGTGAGCAGTCACCGGAAGGGCTGCTGGCGGCGGTCCAGAACGAGTACGCGTCCGGAACCGGGAGCTAG
- a CDS encoding VOC family protein: MSDHSPNPPTGALHHVEIWVPDLTRATHTWGRLLEALGYTPHQDWPGGRSWRLAHTYLVFEQSPALTGPRHDRCAPGLNHLAFHAGTRHDVDTLTDQAIATGWTLLFPDRHPHAGGPQQYAAYLENTDGFEIELIAGRSR, encoded by the coding sequence ATGTCCGATCACTCCCCCAACCCGCCCACCGGCGCACTCCACCACGTCGAGATCTGGGTACCCGACCTCACCCGCGCCACCCACACATGGGGCCGACTCCTCGAAGCCCTCGGATACACCCCCCACCAGGACTGGCCGGGCGGCAGAAGCTGGCGCCTCGCACACACCTACCTCGTCTTCGAACAATCGCCCGCACTCACCGGCCCCCGCCACGACCGCTGCGCCCCGGGGCTCAACCACCTCGCCTTCCACGCCGGCACCCGCCACGACGTCGACACCCTCACCGACCAAGCGATCGCCACCGGCTGGACCCTGCTGTTCCCCGACCGCCACCCCCACGCCGGCGGCCCCCAGCAATACGCCGCCTACCTCGAGAACACCGACGGCTTCGAAATCGAACTCATAGCCGGCCGTTCCCGGTGA
- a CDS encoding LacI family DNA-binding transcriptional regulator, giving the protein MTDVARRAGVSRTTASLVLSGRGREMRISRDVERRVLEAADALRYRPDIVSVALRTGTTRTIGFVSDTVATSRLAGDMIKGALEAARERGVMLFIGETEGEPDLEEGLLQAMHDRRVDGVIFASMFTRTLVVPSVLSGGPAVLLNALPAQASPPLPSVIPDEIGAGREAARVLLGAGHRDGIHLIGAGPGVRDVPPGAVAGAERLAGIREIFARESVKIASGRMCPDWQPEYGYEATRDLLSCDRPRALICLNDRLALGAYQALDAAGLTVPDDVSVISFDDHPIATWIRPKLTTVALPHHELGRTAVDALFSEIDRHRQGLPPENRQIRVPMPTRLRESVAPAAG; this is encoded by the coding sequence ATGACCGATGTGGCAAGGCGCGCCGGTGTGTCCCGCACCACCGCCTCGCTGGTGCTCTCGGGGCGGGGCCGGGAGATGAGAATCTCCCGCGATGTCGAGCGGCGCGTCCTCGAAGCCGCCGACGCGCTGCGGTACCGGCCGGACATCGTCTCCGTCGCGCTGCGCACCGGTACGACACGGACCATCGGGTTCGTCTCCGACACCGTGGCGACCTCCCGGCTGGCGGGAGACATGATCAAGGGAGCGCTGGAGGCGGCGCGCGAACGCGGCGTCATGCTGTTCATCGGTGAGACGGAGGGCGAGCCTGATCTGGAGGAAGGTCTGCTCCAGGCCATGCACGACCGGCGGGTCGACGGGGTCATCTTCGCCTCGATGTTCACCCGTACTCTCGTGGTGCCGTCCGTTCTCTCCGGGGGGCCGGCCGTCCTGCTGAACGCGCTGCCGGCCCAGGCGTCCCCGCCGTTGCCCTCGGTGATCCCCGATGAGATCGGCGCCGGCCGTGAGGCGGCCCGGGTGCTTCTCGGCGCGGGGCACCGGGACGGCATCCATCTGATCGGCGCCGGGCCAGGTGTGCGCGATGTGCCGCCCGGAGCCGTGGCCGGGGCCGAACGGCTCGCGGGTATCCGCGAGATCTTCGCACGGGAGTCGGTGAAGATCGCCAGTGGCCGGATGTGCCCCGACTGGCAGCCGGAGTACGGCTACGAGGCCACCCGCGATCTGCTGTCCTGCGACCGGCCGCGGGCGCTGATCTGCCTCAACGACCGGCTCGCGCTGGGCGCTTATCAGGCGCTCGACGCGGCGGGGCTGACCGTGCCGGACGATGTCTCCGTGATCTCCTTCGACGATCACCCCATCGCCACCTGGATCCGGCCCAAACTCACCACCGTGGCGCTCCCGCACCACGAACTGGGCCGCACGGCCGTCGACGCGCTCTTCTCGGAGATCGACCGGCACCGCCAGGGGCTGCCCCCCGAGAACCGGCAGATCCGGGTCCCCATGCCGACCCGGCTGCGGGAGTCGGTGGCACCTGCCGCCGGCTGA